One window of Arvicola amphibius chromosome 6, mArvAmp1.2, whole genome shotgun sequence genomic DNA carries:
- the Cdnf gene encoding cerebral dopamine neurotrophic factor has translation MWCTRCTNPATLVTFCAGLWISNLVLAQGLEASVRPGPDCEVCKEFLNRFYNSLLTRGIDFSVDTIEKELISFCLDAKGKENRLCYYLGATKDAATKILGEVIRPMSVHVPIVKICERLKKMDSQICELKYEKKLDLASVDLWKMKVAELKQILHSWGEECKACAEKSDYVTLIKELAPKYVEPHPQTEL, from the exons ATGTGGTGCACGCGGTGCACCAACCCGGCTACCCTAGTGACCTTTTGCGCCGGGCTTTGGATCTCGAACCTGGTGCTGGCGCAGGGCCTGGAGGCCAGTGTGCGGCCGGGGCCTGATTGTGAAG TATGTAAAGAATTCTTAAACCGATTCTACAACTCCTTGCTAACCAGAGGAATAGACTTTTCTGTGGACACCATAGAGAAAGAGTTGATCAGCTTTTGCTTGGatgccaaaggaaaagaaaaccgcCTG TGCTATTATCTGGGAGCCACCAAAGACGCAGCCACCAAGATCCTCGGTGAAGTCATACGTCCCATGAGTGTGCACGTGCCCATAGTGAAGATCTGTGAGAGGCTGAAGAAGATGGACAGCCAGATTTGTGAGCTGAAGTACG AGAAGAAACTAGACTTGGCATCGGTGGACCTATGGAAGATGAAAGTTGCAGAACTGAAACAGATCCTGCACAGCTGGGGGGAGGAGTGCAAGGCCTGCGCAGAAAAAAGTGACTACGTGACCCTCATCAAAGAGCTGGCCCCCAAATATGTAGAGCCACACCCCCAAACCGAGCTCTGA